One Phaseolus vulgaris cultivar G19833 chromosome 11, P. vulgaris v2.0, whole genome shotgun sequence genomic window carries:
- the LOC137828776 gene encoding cysteine-rich receptor-like protein kinase 10 isoform X3 — MRSICFAFWLLLNFRSFVITKAEQPANLGSNCENTTQQTLSSAYQTNLDRILTWIPSDAATSIGYNHTTIGTNSSVYGLYDCGGDLAGFFCQFCVSTAVREAPQLCSNRVSAVVWNDYCVIRYSNEDFFGKALTYPTWHTVGTKNISNTTEIQIGEAFVRSLIRKSTNETNQLYYKEGFNLSATESRYAVVQCTRDLTNEGCRQCLEVMLTEVPKCCEQHIPWTVWSGSCLIRYDDHMFYLLNTQQPSAPAPNAQDKQEGNKRSKTLIITFSVIGPIIVLCLSLYCFWHRKRLIKGLPLPSFRKIQSEEMWNTDLPRIPLITILQSTDNFSEASKLGEGGFGPVYKGTLRDGKQIAVKRLSKFSGQGSEEFNNEVMFIAKLRHRNLVRLLACCLEENEKILVYEYLPNKSLDFHLFDVDRRKQFDWKLRLSIINGIARGILYLHEDSQLRVIHRDLKASNVLLDHDMNPKISDFGLARAFEVGQNQANTKRVMGTLGYMAPEYAMEGLFSVKSDVFSFGVLVLEIICGRKNGGFYLSDGQTLISYAWRMWYEGKCLELMDPMLEKSFIEDGVERCIQIGLLCVQEDARDRPTMSDVVVMQASDTLAIPKPKHSAFSVGRTAAEEVTTSRSFKNDITSSITLPR, encoded by the exons ATGAGATCAATATGCTTTGCTTTCTGGTTACTGCTGAATTTCAGATCATTCGTTATTACAAAGGCTGAACAACCAGCAAACCTGGGAAGTAACTGTGAAAACACCACCCAGCAAACTCTCAGCAGTGCATACCAAACCAACCTTGATAGGATCCTCACATGGATACCCTCTGATGCAGCCACAAGTATTGGTTATAACCACACCACCATAGGCACCAATAGCTCTGTGTATGGCCTCTACGATTGTGGTGGTGACTTGGCTGGATTCTTTTGTCAATTTTGTGTTTCCACTGCTGTAAGAGAAGCCCCTCAGCTCTGCTCCAATAGGGTGTCTGCTGTGGTGTGGAATGATTACTGCGTTATTAGGTACTCAAATGAGGACTTCTTTGGGAAAGCTTTGACATACCCAACATGGCATACTGTTGGAACAAAAAACATATCGAACACGACAGAGATTCAGATAGGTGAGGCTTTTGTTAGAAGTTTGATCAGAAAATCAACTAATGAAACCAACCAGTTGTACTATAAGGAAGGGTTCAACTTGAGTGCCACTGAGAGTAGGTATGCAGTGGTGCAATGCACTAGAGATCTCACAAATGAAGGGTGCAGACAGTGTTTGGAGGTCATGCTCACTGAAGTTCCCAAATGTTGTGAACAACACATTCCATGGACGGTTTGGTCTGGAAGTTGTTTGATAAGGTATGATGATCATATGTTCTACTTGCTTAACACCCAACAACCTTCAGCCCCTGCGCCCAATGCACAAG ATAAACAAGAGGGTAATAAAAGGTCAAAAACTTTGATCATTACCTTCAGTGTGATTGGGCCAATAATTGTACTATGTTTGAGCCTATACTGCTTCTGGCACAGGAAAAGGCTGATAAAAG GGCttcctcttccttcatttcgTAAGATTCAATCAGAGGAAATGTGGAACACAGACCTGCCTAGAATACCATTAATCACAATTCTACAGAGTACTGATAACTTCTCAGAAGCATCTAAACTAGGGGAAGGTGGATTTGGCCCCGTTTACAAG GGAACTCTACGTGACGGAAAGCAAATTGCAGTAAAAAGACTATCAAAATTTTCTGGTCAAGGCTCAGAGGAGTTCAATAATGAAGTAATGTTTATAGCTAAATTGAGGCATCGCAACCTTGTAAGACTTTTGGCATGTTGCTTAGAGGAAAATGAAAAGATACTTGTATACGAGTATTTGCCGAATAAAAGTCTCGACTTTCACCTATTTG ATGTCGACAGAAGAAAACAATTCGATTGGAAACTAAGATTAAGCATTATCAATGGAATAGCAAGAGGTATTTTATACCTTCATGAGGATTCTCAACTCAGAGTAATTCATAGAGATCTCAAAGCTAGCAATGTTCTATTAGACCATGACATGAATCCCAAAATATCAGATTTTGGATTGGCAAGGGCATTTGAAGTAGGACAAAACCAGGCAAATACAAAACGAGTAATGGGAACCCT TGGATACATGGCTCCTGAGTATGCTATGGAAGGACTATTTTCAGTGAAATCTGATGTTTTCAGCTTTGGAGTTCTTGTTCTAGAAATCATTTGTGGGAGAAAGAATGGTGGATTCTACCTGTCAGATGGTCAAACTCTTATTTCATAT GCTTGGAGAATGTGGTATGAAGGAAAATGTTTGGAGTTGATGGATCCAATGCTGGAAAAATCTTTTATAGAAGATGGAGTAGAGAGGTGCATACAGATTGGTCTGTTGTGTGTTCAAGAAGATGCAAGAGATAGACCAACCATGTCCGATGTTGTTGTAATGCAGGCGAGTGACACATTGGCCATTCCAAAACCCAAGCACTCAGCATTTTCAGTTGGAAGAACAGCCGCAGAGGAAGTCACTACATCAAGAAGTTTCAAGAATGATATAACAAGCTCTATTACTTTACCGAGGTAA
- the LOC137828776 gene encoding cysteine-rich receptor-like protein kinase 10 isoform X1, with translation MRSICFAFWLLLNFRSFVITKAEQPANLGSNCENTTQQTLSSAYQTNLDRILTWIPSDAATSIGYNHTTIGTNSSVYGLYDCGGDLAGFFCQFCVSTAVREAPQLCSNRVSAVVWNDYCVIRYSNEDFFGKALTYPTWHTVGTKNISNTTEIQIGEAFVRSLIRKSTNETNQLYYKEGFNLSATESRYAVVQCTRDLTNEGCRQCLEVMLTEVPKCCEQHIPWTVWSGSCLIRYDDHMFYLLNTQQPSAPAPNAQDKQEGNKRSKTLIITFSVIGPIIVLCLSLYCFWHRKRLIKGLPLPSFRKIQSEEMWNTDLPRIPLITILQSTDNFSEASKLGEGGFGPVYKGTLRDGKQIAVKRLSKFSGQGSEEFNNEVMFIAKLRHRNLVRLLACCLEENEKILVYEYLPNKSLDFHLFGMFSHNSCRSVTFSAICSSAISRTKIVLNLACFLFFASLTVLLFKSLCCYCVSDVDRRKQFDWKLRLSIINGIARGILYLHEDSQLRVIHRDLKASNVLLDHDMNPKISDFGLARAFEVGQNQANTKRVMGTLGYMAPEYAMEGLFSVKSDVFSFGVLVLEIICGRKNGGFYLSDGQTLISYAWRMWYEGKCLELMDPMLEKSFIEDGVERCIQIGLLCVQEDARDRPTMSDVVVMQASDTLAIPKPKHSAFSVGRTAAEEVTTSRSFKNDITSSITLPR, from the exons ATGAGATCAATATGCTTTGCTTTCTGGTTACTGCTGAATTTCAGATCATTCGTTATTACAAAGGCTGAACAACCAGCAAACCTGGGAAGTAACTGTGAAAACACCACCCAGCAAACTCTCAGCAGTGCATACCAAACCAACCTTGATAGGATCCTCACATGGATACCCTCTGATGCAGCCACAAGTATTGGTTATAACCACACCACCATAGGCACCAATAGCTCTGTGTATGGCCTCTACGATTGTGGTGGTGACTTGGCTGGATTCTTTTGTCAATTTTGTGTTTCCACTGCTGTAAGAGAAGCCCCTCAGCTCTGCTCCAATAGGGTGTCTGCTGTGGTGTGGAATGATTACTGCGTTATTAGGTACTCAAATGAGGACTTCTTTGGGAAAGCTTTGACATACCCAACATGGCATACTGTTGGAACAAAAAACATATCGAACACGACAGAGATTCAGATAGGTGAGGCTTTTGTTAGAAGTTTGATCAGAAAATCAACTAATGAAACCAACCAGTTGTACTATAAGGAAGGGTTCAACTTGAGTGCCACTGAGAGTAGGTATGCAGTGGTGCAATGCACTAGAGATCTCACAAATGAAGGGTGCAGACAGTGTTTGGAGGTCATGCTCACTGAAGTTCCCAAATGTTGTGAACAACACATTCCATGGACGGTTTGGTCTGGAAGTTGTTTGATAAGGTATGATGATCATATGTTCTACTTGCTTAACACCCAACAACCTTCAGCCCCTGCGCCCAATGCACAAG ATAAACAAGAGGGTAATAAAAGGTCAAAAACTTTGATCATTACCTTCAGTGTGATTGGGCCAATAATTGTACTATGTTTGAGCCTATACTGCTTCTGGCACAGGAAAAGGCTGATAAAAG GGCttcctcttccttcatttcgTAAGATTCAATCAGAGGAAATGTGGAACACAGACCTGCCTAGAATACCATTAATCACAATTCTACAGAGTACTGATAACTTCTCAGAAGCATCTAAACTAGGGGAAGGTGGATTTGGCCCCGTTTACAAG GGAACTCTACGTGACGGAAAGCAAATTGCAGTAAAAAGACTATCAAAATTTTCTGGTCAAGGCTCAGAGGAGTTCAATAATGAAGTAATGTTTATAGCTAAATTGAGGCATCGCAACCTTGTAAGACTTTTGGCATGTTGCTTAGAGGAAAATGAAAAGATACTTGTATACGAGTATTTGCCGAATAAAAGTCTCGACTTTCACCTATTTGGTATGTTTTCACATAACTCCTGTAGAAGTGTTACTTTTTCTGCAATTTGTTCTTCAGCAATCTCAAGAACAAAAATAGTATTG AATTTGGCGTGTTTCCTTTTTTTTGCTTCACTGACTGTTTTGTTGTTTAAATCTCTATGCTGTTACTGTGTGTCAGATGTCGACAGAAGAAAACAATTCGATTGGAAACTAAGATTAAGCATTATCAATGGAATAGCAAGAGGTATTTTATACCTTCATGAGGATTCTCAACTCAGAGTAATTCATAGAGATCTCAAAGCTAGCAATGTTCTATTAGACCATGACATGAATCCCAAAATATCAGATTTTGGATTGGCAAGGGCATTTGAAGTAGGACAAAACCAGGCAAATACAAAACGAGTAATGGGAACCCT TGGATACATGGCTCCTGAGTATGCTATGGAAGGACTATTTTCAGTGAAATCTGATGTTTTCAGCTTTGGAGTTCTTGTTCTAGAAATCATTTGTGGGAGAAAGAATGGTGGATTCTACCTGTCAGATGGTCAAACTCTTATTTCATAT GCTTGGAGAATGTGGTATGAAGGAAAATGTTTGGAGTTGATGGATCCAATGCTGGAAAAATCTTTTATAGAAGATGGAGTAGAGAGGTGCATACAGATTGGTCTGTTGTGTGTTCAAGAAGATGCAAGAGATAGACCAACCATGTCCGATGTTGTTGTAATGCAGGCGAGTGACACATTGGCCATTCCAAAACCCAAGCACTCAGCATTTTCAGTTGGAAGAACAGCCGCAGAGGAAGTCACTACATCAAGAAGTTTCAAGAATGATATAACAAGCTCTATTACTTTACCGAGGTAA
- the LOC137828776 gene encoding cysteine-rich receptor-like protein kinase 10 isoform X2 — translation MRSICFAFWLLLNFRSFVITKAEQPANLGSNCENTTQQTLSSAYQTNLDRILTWIPSDAATSIGYNHTTIGTNSSVYGLYDCGGDLAGFFCQFCVSTAVREAPQLCSNRVSAVVWNDYCVIRYSNEDFFGKALTYPTWHTVGTKNISNTTEIQIGEAFVRSLIRKSTNETNQLYYKEGFNLSATESRYAVVQCTRDLTNEGCRQCLEVMLTEVPKCCEQHIPWTVWSGSCLIRYDDHMFYLLNTQQPSAPAPNAQDKQEGNKRSKTLIITFSVIGPIIVLCLSLYCFWHRKRLIKVGLPLPSFRKIQSEEMWNTDLPRIPLITILQSTDNFSEASKLGEGGFGPVYKGTLRDGKQIAVKRLSKFSGQGSEEFNNEVMFIAKLRHRNLVRLLACCLEENEKILVYEYLPNKSLDFHLFDVDRRKQFDWKLRLSIINGIARGILYLHEDSQLRVIHRDLKASNVLLDHDMNPKISDFGLARAFEVGQNQANTKRVMGTLGYMAPEYAMEGLFSVKSDVFSFGVLVLEIICGRKNGGFYLSDGQTLISYAWRMWYEGKCLELMDPMLEKSFIEDGVERCIQIGLLCVQEDARDRPTMSDVVVMQASDTLAIPKPKHSAFSVGRTAAEEVTTSRSFKNDITSSITLPR, via the exons ATGAGATCAATATGCTTTGCTTTCTGGTTACTGCTGAATTTCAGATCATTCGTTATTACAAAGGCTGAACAACCAGCAAACCTGGGAAGTAACTGTGAAAACACCACCCAGCAAACTCTCAGCAGTGCATACCAAACCAACCTTGATAGGATCCTCACATGGATACCCTCTGATGCAGCCACAAGTATTGGTTATAACCACACCACCATAGGCACCAATAGCTCTGTGTATGGCCTCTACGATTGTGGTGGTGACTTGGCTGGATTCTTTTGTCAATTTTGTGTTTCCACTGCTGTAAGAGAAGCCCCTCAGCTCTGCTCCAATAGGGTGTCTGCTGTGGTGTGGAATGATTACTGCGTTATTAGGTACTCAAATGAGGACTTCTTTGGGAAAGCTTTGACATACCCAACATGGCATACTGTTGGAACAAAAAACATATCGAACACGACAGAGATTCAGATAGGTGAGGCTTTTGTTAGAAGTTTGATCAGAAAATCAACTAATGAAACCAACCAGTTGTACTATAAGGAAGGGTTCAACTTGAGTGCCACTGAGAGTAGGTATGCAGTGGTGCAATGCACTAGAGATCTCACAAATGAAGGGTGCAGACAGTGTTTGGAGGTCATGCTCACTGAAGTTCCCAAATGTTGTGAACAACACATTCCATGGACGGTTTGGTCTGGAAGTTGTTTGATAAGGTATGATGATCATATGTTCTACTTGCTTAACACCCAACAACCTTCAGCCCCTGCGCCCAATGCACAAG ATAAACAAGAGGGTAATAAAAGGTCAAAAACTTTGATCATTACCTTCAGTGTGATTGGGCCAATAATTGTACTATGTTTGAGCCTATACTGCTTCTGGCACAGGAAAAGGCTGATAAAAG TAGGGCttcctcttccttcatttcgTAAGATTCAATCAGAGGAAATGTGGAACACAGACCTGCCTAGAATACCATTAATCACAATTCTACAGAGTACTGATAACTTCTCAGAAGCATCTAAACTAGGGGAAGGTGGATTTGGCCCCGTTTACAAG GGAACTCTACGTGACGGAAAGCAAATTGCAGTAAAAAGACTATCAAAATTTTCTGGTCAAGGCTCAGAGGAGTTCAATAATGAAGTAATGTTTATAGCTAAATTGAGGCATCGCAACCTTGTAAGACTTTTGGCATGTTGCTTAGAGGAAAATGAAAAGATACTTGTATACGAGTATTTGCCGAATAAAAGTCTCGACTTTCACCTATTTG ATGTCGACAGAAGAAAACAATTCGATTGGAAACTAAGATTAAGCATTATCAATGGAATAGCAAGAGGTATTTTATACCTTCATGAGGATTCTCAACTCAGAGTAATTCATAGAGATCTCAAAGCTAGCAATGTTCTATTAGACCATGACATGAATCCCAAAATATCAGATTTTGGATTGGCAAGGGCATTTGAAGTAGGACAAAACCAGGCAAATACAAAACGAGTAATGGGAACCCT TGGATACATGGCTCCTGAGTATGCTATGGAAGGACTATTTTCAGTGAAATCTGATGTTTTCAGCTTTGGAGTTCTTGTTCTAGAAATCATTTGTGGGAGAAAGAATGGTGGATTCTACCTGTCAGATGGTCAAACTCTTATTTCATAT GCTTGGAGAATGTGGTATGAAGGAAAATGTTTGGAGTTGATGGATCCAATGCTGGAAAAATCTTTTATAGAAGATGGAGTAGAGAGGTGCATACAGATTGGTCTGTTGTGTGTTCAAGAAGATGCAAGAGATAGACCAACCATGTCCGATGTTGTTGTAATGCAGGCGAGTGACACATTGGCCATTCCAAAACCCAAGCACTCAGCATTTTCAGTTGGAAGAACAGCCGCAGAGGAAGTCACTACATCAAGAAGTTTCAAGAATGATATAACAAGCTCTATTACTTTACCGAGGTAA
- the LOC137809535 gene encoding uncharacterized protein: MMVTQTCFDFLLLMSFGTLVTKAQTQIYLGSNCENTSQEPFSTAYQTNLDKMLTWMSTDAATSKGYNHTSIGINTTVYGLYDCRGDVVGHFCEFCVSFAAREAPKRCPNRVSAMVWYEYCILRYSNESFFGKILTHPTWHGFGTKKVSNMAEVLKGEGFVRSLIRKATEETSQLYYLGGFNLSSTQRRYGMVHCSRDLTNEGCRQCLEAVLAQVHKCCEQKVGWFIWSGTCMIRYDDQMFYLLNNQTSSLPASNQQTDKKRGDKRSKILIISISLMGSIFLLCLSLYRFWFRRRVRKDGFRLSSFHKIQTEESWTTDLRIIPLTTILQSTDNFSEACKLGEGGFGSVYKGILADGTQIAVKRLSKFSGQGSEEFNNEVLFIANLQHRNLVRLLACCLEENESILVYEYLQNKSLDFHLFDDEKRKQFDWKLRLRIVNGIARGILYLHEDSRVTVIHRDLKASNVLLDHDMNPKISDFGLARAFEIGQTQANTKRVMGTYGYMAPEYVMQGLFSVKSDVFSFGVLVLEIMYGRKNSGLYMSEHGQTLLLYAWRTWSAGKCLEMIDPMLEKSFIGSEVERCIHIGLLCVQEDAKDRPTMSDVVVMLASDTMVLPKPKHPAFSIGIMASEEVHTSKSSKIVSNSDLTVSVSLPSVTIKGANVDFHPPPLIWKVKNFYLGTLTHDTQGYCMPYVSITVANNIIKQVYFMVGTQGNVRSICFSFLLLLSFRSFSTKTKADTYLGSNCDNTTQQTLSSAYQTNLDRILTWMPSDAATSNGYNQTSIGTNSSVYGLYDCGGDAVGYFCQFCISTAVREAPQLCSNRVSAVVWNDYCVIRYSNEDFFGKALTDPTWHTFGTKNISNTTEIQKGQDFVRSLIRKATNETNQLYYKEGFNLSATESRYGVVQCTRDLTNEVCRQCLEDILAEVPKCCEQKVAWMVWSGSCLIKYDDYMFYLLNNDTTPAPAANPQTDKQGVNNRSRILIIIFSVIGAIIVLCFSLYCFWYRKRVRKGNHEEKTRDGVREEELPLPSFHKIQWEETWNTDLPRIPFATILQSTYNFSEASKLGEGGFGPVYKGTLPDGTQIAVKRLSKFSGQGSEEFDNEVMFIAKLRHRNLVRLLACCSEGNEKILVYEYLPNKSLDFHLFDVEKRKHFDWKLRLSIIHGIARGILYLHEDSQLRVIHRDLKASNVLLDHDMNPKISDFGLARAFEGGQNQANTKRVMGTYGYMAPEYAMEGLFSVKSDVFSFGVLVLEIICGRKNGGFYMSDGQTLLVYAWRIWYEGKCLELMDPVLEKSFIGDEVERCIQIGLLCVQEDARDRPTMSDVVVMLASDTVAIPKPKHPAFSIGRTSEEVSTSRSSKNLSINNITSSITLPR, encoded by the exons ATGATGGTAACACAAACATGCTTTGATTTCTTGTTATTGATGAGTTTTGGAACACTAGTTACAAAGGCACAAACACAGATATATCTGGGAAGTAATTGCGAAAACACCTCCCAAGAGCCTTTCAGCACTGCATACCAAACCAATCTTGATAAGATGCTCACATGGATGTCCACTGATGCAGCCACAAGCAAAGGCTACAACCACACCAGCATAGGCATCAACACCACTGTATATGGCCTCTATGATTGCCGTGGTGATGTTGTTGGACACTTTTGTGAATTCTGTGTCTCCTTCGCAGCCAGAGAAGCTCCTAAACGCTGCCCCAATAGGGTATCTGCTATGGTGTGGTATGAGTACTGCATTCTAAGGTACTCTAATGAGAGCTTCTTTGGGAAAATTCTCACACACCCCACATGGCATGGGTTTGGAACAAAAAAGGTATCCAACATGGCAGAGGTTCTTAAAGGAGAAGGTTTTGTGAGAAGTTTGATCAGAAAAGCAACTGAGGAAACCAGCCAGTTGTACTATTTGGGTGGCTTCAATTTGAGTTCCACTCAGAGAAGGTATGGCATGGTGCACTGCAGCAGAGATCTCACAAATGAAGGTTGCAGACAGTGTTTGGAGGCTGTATTGGCACAAGTTCACAAATGTTGTGAACAAAAAGTAGGATGGTTTATTTGGTCTGGAACATGTATGATAAGGTATGATGATCAAATGTTCTACCTTCTTAACAACCAAACATCTTCACTTCCTGCTTCAAATCAGCAAACAG ATAAGAAAAGGGGTGATAAGAGGTCAAAAATCTTAATCATTAGCATCAGTCTGATGGGGTCAATATTTCTACTGTGTTTGAGCTTATATCGCTTCTGGTTCAGGAGAAGAGTTAGAAAAG ATGGGTTTCGTCTATCTTCGTTTCATAAAATTCAAACAGAGGAATCATGGACCACAGACCTGCGCATTATCCCACTAACTACAATTCTGCAGAGTACTGATAACTTTTCAGAAGCATGTAAATTAGGAGAAGGAGGATTTGGCAGTGTTTACAAG GGAATTCTAGCAGATGGAACACAAATTGCAGTCAAAAGGCTCTCAAAGTTTTCTGGTCAAGGCTCGGAGGAGTTTAATAACGAAGTCCTGTTTATAGCCAATTTGCAACATCGCAATCTTGTGAGACTTTTGGCATGTTGCTTGGAGGAAAACGAAAGCATACTAGTATATGAGTATTTGCAGAACAAAAGTTTAGACTTTCACCTCTTTG ATGATGAGAAGAGAAAGCAGTTTGATTGGAAACTAAGATTAAGGATTGTCAATGGAATAGCAAGAGGTATTTTATACCTTCATGAGGACTCTAGAGTCACAGTAATTCATAGAGATCTCAAAGCAAGCAATGTTCTATTAGATCATGACATGAATCCCAAAATATCAGATTTTGGATTGGCAAGGGCATTTGAAATAGGACAAACACAGGCAAATACAAAACGAGTAATGGGAACTTA TGGATACATGGCTCCAGAGTATGTCATGCAAGGACTATTTTCAGTGAAATCTGATGTTTTCAGCTTTGGAGTTCTTGTTCTGGAAATCATGTATGGGAGAAAGAACAGTGGATTGTATATGTCAGAACATGGTCAAACTCTTCTTTTATAT GCTTGGAGAACATGGAGTGCAGGAAAATGTTTGGAAATGATTGATCCAATGCTGGAAAAATCCTTCATAGGAAGTGAAGTTGAGAGGTGTATACACATTGGTTTGTTGTGTGTTCAAGAAGATGCAAAAGATAGACCAACAATGTCTGATGTTGTTGTAATGCTTGCAAGTGATACAATGGTTCTTCCAAAACCAAAGCACCCTGCATTTTCAATTGGAATAATGGCCTCAGAGGAAGTTCATACATCAAAAAGTTCCAAGATTGTTTCCAATAGTGATCTAACAGTCTCTGTTTCTTTACCAAG TGTAACCATTAAGGGTGCCAATGTTGACTTCCACCCACCACCATTAATATGGAAAGTTAAGAACTTCTACCTTGGGACTT TAACACATGACACTCAGGGTTATTGCATGCCATATGTTTCAATCACTGTGGCAAATAACATAATTAAGCAAGTATACTTCATGGTAGGAACACAAGGAAACGTGAGATCAATATGCTTTAGTTTCTTGTTATTACTGAGTTTCAGATCATTCAGTACTAAGACCAAAGCAGACACATACCTGGGAAGTAACTGCGACAACACCACCCAACAGACTCTCAGCAGTGCATACCAAACCAACCTTGATAGAATCCTCACATGGATGCCCTCTGATGCAGCCACCAGCAATGGTTATAACCAGACCTCCATAGGCACCAATAGCTCTGTGTATGGCCTCTATGATTGTGGTGGTGATGCAGTTGGATACTTTTGTCAATTTTGTATTTCCACTGCTGTAAGAGAAGCCCCTCAGCTTTGCTCCAATAGGGTGTCTGCTGTGGTGTGGAATGATTACTGTGTTATAAGGTACTCTAATGAGGACTTCTTTGGGAAAGCTTTGACAGACCCAACATGGCATACTTTTGGAACAAAAAACATATCCAACACGACAGAGATTCAGAAAGGTCAGGATTTTGTGAGAAGTTTGATCAGAAAAGCAACTAATGAAACCAACCAGTTGTACTATAAGGAAGGGTTCAACTTGAGTGCCACTGAGAGTAGGTATGGCGTGGTGCAGTGCACTAGAGATCTCACAAATGAAGTGTGCAGACAGTGTTTGGAGGACATACTGGCTGAAGTTCCCAAATGTTGTGAACAAAAAGTAGCATGGATGGTTTGGTCTGGAAGTTGTTTGATAAAGTATGATGATTATATGTTCTACCTTCTTAACAATGACACAACTCCAGCTCCTGCCGCCAATCCGCAAACAG ATAAACAAGGGGTTAATAACAGGTCAAGAATATTGATCATTATCTTCAGTGTGATCGGGGCAATAATTGTACTATGTTTCAGCCTATACTGCTTCTGGTACAGGAAGAGGGTGAGAAAAGGTAATCATGAAGAAAAAACGAGGGATGGAGTTAGAGAAG AAGAGCTTCCTCTACCCTCTTTTCACAAAATTCAATGGGAGGAAACGTGGAACACAGACCTACCTAGAATCCCATTTGCCACAATTCTACAGAGTACCTATAACTTTTCAGAAGCATCTAAATTAGGGGAAGGTGGATTTGGCCCTGTTTACAAG GGAACTCTACCTGATGGAACACAAATTGCAGTCAAAAGACTCTCTAAATTTTCTGGTCAAGGCTCAGAGGAGTTCGACAATGAAGTAATGTTTATAGCTAAATTGAGGCATCGCAACCTTGTAAGACTTTTGGCATGTTGCTCAGAGGGAAATGAAAAGATACTTGTATATGAGTATTTGCCGAATAAAAGTCTCGACTTTCACCTATTTG ATGTTGAGAAAAGAAAACACTTTGATTGGAAACTAAGATTAAGCATTATCCATGGAATAGCAAGAGGTATTTTGTACCTGCATGAGGACTCTCAACTCAGAGTAATTCATAGAGATCTCAAAGCCAGCAACGTTCTATTAGATCATGACATGAATCCCAAGATATCAGATTTTGGATTGGCAagggcatttgaaggaggacagAACCAAGCAAATACAAAACGAGTAATGGGAACTTA TGGATACATGGCTCCAGAATACGCTATGGAAGGACTATTTTCAGTGAAATCTGATGTTTTCAGCTTTGGAGTTCTTGTTCTAGAAATCATTTGTGGGAGAAAGAATGGTGGATTCTACATGTCAGATGGTCAAACTCTCCTTGTATAC GCTTGGAGAATATGGTATGAAGGAAAATGTTTGGAATTGATGGATCCAGTGCTGGAAAAATCCTTCATAGGAGATGAAGTAGAGAGGTGCATACAGATTGGTTTGTTGTGTGTTCAAGAAGATGCAAGAGATAGACCAACCATGTCTGATGTTGTTGTAATGCTGGCGAGTGACACAGTGGCCATTCCAAAACCCAAGCACCCAGCATTTTCAATTGGAAGAACCTCAGAGGAAGTCTCTACATCAAGAAGTTCCAAGAATCTTTccattaataatataacatCCTCTATTACTTTACCGAGGTAA